DNA from Nitrospira sp.:
CCGGCAGCGGCTTCGAGCCGAGACGCTTCGCATCATAGGCGGTCCAGCGAGGCGTGGGAATTTCAATGACACGGGCATAATAAAACGCGCGCTGGCCTGCGTCGAAGTCCGGGTCCTTCCAGACCGTGATCAGTTCCGGATCGCCGATCGTGTTGGTCCAGGTGGCATTGGCCACATCCACCGTGTTCCCAACGGACGGCAATTTGCCCTCTTTTCCCGGCTTGCGCTTGTCGGCATCGCCCCAGACAACGTCATAGATCCTCTCGTGCACGTCGCCTTTTCCATCCAGCCACCCCTTGATGATCTGGATCCGATCCAGGTTGGCCCCGATGGGATCTTTCAACGCCGCAACGAGGAAGGTCGGGACCTTCCCTTTTGGCGCGTCAGTCAAATCGCCGCCCATCGGCACACCCTTGGTATACCCGACGGCTGCGGGCAGCCGATTGTGCATATCGGGGGACTCAAAGTCCCAGCCGCCGAAGAACCGCACGATCATGCGGGAACCGGTCGTCGCATAGGTCTCGCGGCGTTTCATTGCGTCGAAGATCGCTTCACGTGTGTTCTCCGTCGCCCAGACTGCGGCGTAGCCGGAGGCGGAAACCTCCCAATCCATGACTTTCACGCCGGTCTTGGGATTGCTGAAGAACGCCCTCGTCATACGCTCCGGGCTTGGCTCCTGCGGCGCCGTCTTGCCGAAGAAGTTATCCTCTTCCATGGCGGTAAGGCCGTTGTGGGCGTCGCTCCCGCTGACAAGGCCGAACTTGTAGGGGTTGACGCCGAGCTGCGCTTCGAGCTTCAGACCGTTCTTATAAGCCGAGCGCGCATATTCAAATTCAAGCATCTCCGGCTTCTTGGCTTCGGTGCCGTCGAGGTTGCCTTTGTCCCAAATCTCGAAATTGGCGAATTCATCGGTCGGCGAGAGGACCGGATGCGCCTCGCCGGTGCCCTTGGTCTGCGTGACTTCATACAGCCGTTCCCATTTCATGCGTGTCTCGGCATACTCGCGATCGATCTTTTTCTCGAAGGCCTCGACCATGGGAAACATCCGGCCATTGCTCACATTGCCGTTATGGGCGATGGCGAGCACTTCGCTCCCGGTCTTGTCTTCCGTGGCCGCCATCCACTTCCACAGATCCACCGGGTTGTCGCTGCCGAGCGGCTTCAGCGTGGTGAAGGGCTCGACCAGGCCCGCCTTCGCGCCGTTCTCGCGGAAGATGACGTTCCGATGCAGGTTGTTACCCCCCGTGTTCGAGGTCCATTCGTAGCCGATAAAGGCTGTAAACCGACCGGGATCGTTATAGGCTTCCGCCGCCTTGATGACCTCCTGCCAGGCAGAGCGATAGGCGCGGGTGCCCGGAAGAGGAAACCCCTTGGGAAGTTGTCCTTTTCCGAAGCTGACGATGATATCGATCGCAGCCTCGGCGCCATGGCCGGATCTGATCTGGTCGTACCATTTCCTGCCTTGTGGAGTGGCTAACAACTCCGGATCGCCGCTCATCAACTGCGGAAAGAATCCAAACCCGTCAGAGTGGTCCGACACCACCAACCAGTCGAGCGGCCGGGAGAGCTTCACCGGCTGGCCGGTATTCGACACGAGCTCCTCCCCTCTGGCGAACCGGTAGGCATCACGCGGCGTGAGCCGCGCGCCGAAGGCGCCCGCGTCCATTGAAAAAGAGGTGTGCAGATGCTGGTCGCCGAATAACGGTCTGGTTGGAAAATTGCGACCCGCATAGGGCGAATAGGCCGGCTTGGATGGATGAACCTTTTCAAGCGCGGCCTTGTCGGCCGATCCGATATCGCTCTGTTCATGCGCCAAGGCCCATGGAGCGGTACTGAGACCGACCACTAAGACCACGATGGCTGAAATACGGAACGATGACATGGCTACCTCCGTAACAGGCTGTTGAAAACTATTTCGACACCCTGAAAAGATGGAACTCGGGATGCCGCGGACCAGAACAGAAACATCCTGCTAGTTAGAACTGCGCTACACGTTGGATGACCCAGAACATCGCTACAGTCCCGATGGCGTAGGCCGGCACAAGCTCCGACCAGCTCGGGAGCGGCCTGCGGAGAAGACGGACGGCTGCCATCGCGCTGAGCACGGCGGCAACGAAGAGCAGTTGTCCGGCCTCGACGCCGAGATTAAAAAACAGCAAGGCGACCGGAATCTGTCCTTGCGGCAGGCCCACCTCGCTCAACGCCCCCGCGAATCCGAAGCCGTGCAGCAACCCGAAGGCAAACGCCACGATCCAGGGCGCGCGGGCCGTGAGCCCCTCCCGCCCGTTGCATCCGCGGATGA
Protein-coding regions in this window:
- a CDS encoding DUF3604 domain-containing protein: MSSFRISAIVVLVVGLSTAPWALAHEQSDIGSADKAALEKVHPSKPAYSPYAGRNFPTRPLFGDQHLHTSFSMDAGAFGARLTPRDAYRFARGEELVSNTGQPVKLSRPLDWLVVSDHSDGFGFFPQLMSGDPELLATPQGRKWYDQIRSGHGAEAAIDIIVSFGKGQLPKGFPLPGTRAYRSAWQEVIKAAEAYNDPGRFTAFIGYEWTSNTGGNNLHRNVIFRENGAKAGLVEPFTTLKPLGSDNPVDLWKWMAATEDKTGSEVLAIAHNGNVSNGRMFPMVEAFEKKIDREYAETRMKWERLYEVTQTKGTGEAHPVLSPTDEFANFEIWDKGNLDGTEAKKPEMLEFEYARSAYKNGLKLEAQLGVNPYKFGLVSGSDAHNGLTAMEEDNFFGKTAPQEPSPERMTRAFFSNPKTGVKVMDWEVSASGYAAVWATENTREAIFDAMKRRETYATTGSRMIVRFFGGWDFESPDMHNRLPAAVGYTKGVPMGGDLTDAPKGKVPTFLVAALKDPIGANLDRIQIIKGWLDGKGDVHERIYDVVWGDADKRKPGKEGKLPSVGNTVDVANATWTNTIGDPELITVWKDPDFDAGQRAFYYARVIEIPTPRWTAYDAKRLGSKPLPGTAMVLQERAYTSPIWYTP